In Rhodococcus rhodochrous, a single genomic region encodes these proteins:
- a CDS encoding CoA-transferase subunit beta yields MTTTETFSTTELIVSVAARELAGKARVFAGVGLPTLAVDLAARTSNPDVELIYESGVCGAHPEAMAEGIADSVVVSGAESVVSMASLFGYVLQGGNVDVGFLGAAQIDRYGSLNTSIIGDWDKPTVRLPGGGGAVEIMPNAGEVFVIMRRHDPSAFPAELDFCTTPSPVRAREAGVGIMPRGRGVTKVFTSLGVLSRQDPFDELELTSIHRGVTVDQVRTATGWDLKVSDELTLTEDPTAEEIDLLRNEIDKVRLYLR; encoded by the coding sequence GTGACCACCACCGAAACCTTCTCCACCACCGAACTGATCGTCTCCGTCGCCGCGCGGGAGCTGGCCGGCAAGGCCCGGGTCTTCGCCGGGGTCGGTCTGCCCACCCTCGCCGTCGACCTCGCCGCCCGCACCTCGAACCCCGACGTCGAGCTGATCTACGAATCCGGCGTCTGCGGGGCGCATCCCGAGGCGATGGCCGAGGGCATCGCCGATTCCGTCGTGGTCTCCGGCGCCGAATCGGTCGTGTCCATGGCGTCGCTGTTCGGGTACGTGCTGCAGGGCGGCAACGTCGACGTCGGCTTCCTCGGTGCGGCGCAGATCGATCGCTACGGCAGTCTCAACACCAGCATCATCGGTGATTGGGACAAGCCCACCGTGCGCCTGCCGGGTGGCGGCGGAGCCGTCGAGATCATGCCCAACGCCGGCGAGGTGTTCGTGATCATGCGACGCCACGATCCGAGCGCCTTCCCCGCCGAACTGGACTTCTGCACGACCCCGAGTCCGGTGCGCGCCCGTGAGGCGGGCGTCGGCATCATGCCGCGCGGGCGCGGGGTGACGAAGGTGTTCACCAGCCTCGGCGTGCTGTCTCGGCAGGATCCCTTCGACGAACTCGAACTGACCAGCATCCACCGCGGTGTCACCGTCGACCAGGTCCGCACCGCGACCGGCTGGGATCTGAAGGTCTCCGACGAGCTGACGCTGACCGAGGATCCCACCGCCGAGGAGATCGACCTGCTGCGCAACGAGATCGACAAGGTCCGCCTGTATCTGCGGTGA
- a CDS encoding DICT sensory domain-containing protein produces MHASAIHDLVDGTVVAAVMPLTAADSGGGRDVPVLMPLSGLAHGTAESAAGRAAVALVDEHEVFADPPTVLRGIAAVRERGFAVAVRIAESTSRATVVLALVEPEVVVVPAEALVASDLRAATTLLSLRAHCERTNSVVLAEGIDSDLHRRAALAHGIDFGCGAALQGEADPSSPRGELFRQPSWSAPLDDATATPFRILSAGRERVRSGKGLLVSMSADLEARAGEAGPDTVALGTFQHHDHFTGAARRRWMSMSDTLAHVAVFAVGFGTSDSGPDLVPIEPHDPLVEEWNVILLGESFACALSALDLHRRTAGGEREFEYVVSYDREAVARAARATLSRPRPVSLEIPPSS; encoded by the coding sequence ATGCACGCGAGCGCGATCCACGACCTCGTGGACGGCACGGTCGTCGCAGCCGTGATGCCCTTGACCGCGGCTGATTCCGGCGGGGGTCGGGACGTCCCCGTCCTGATGCCGTTGTCCGGCCTCGCACACGGCACCGCAGAGAGTGCGGCCGGTCGCGCTGCCGTCGCGCTGGTCGACGAGCACGAGGTGTTCGCCGACCCTCCGACGGTCCTGCGTGGGATCGCCGCTGTGCGCGAGCGCGGATTCGCCGTGGCGGTCCGCATCGCGGAATCGACGTCCCGCGCCACGGTCGTCCTTGCCCTGGTGGAGCCCGAGGTGGTCGTCGTACCGGCCGAGGCGCTCGTCGCATCCGACCTGCGGGCCGCCACGACCCTGCTGTCGTTGCGGGCCCACTGCGAGCGCACGAACTCCGTCGTTCTCGCCGAGGGTATCGACTCCGACCTGCATCGCCGGGCAGCCCTCGCCCACGGTATCGATTTCGGTTGCGGTGCAGCGCTACAGGGTGAGGCCGATCCTTCGTCGCCGCGCGGTGAGCTGTTCCGGCAACCCTCCTGGAGCGCACCGCTCGACGACGCGACCGCCACGCCCTTCCGCATCCTGTCGGCGGGGCGGGAACGCGTGCGGAGCGGCAAGGGGCTGCTGGTCTCCATGAGCGCCGATCTCGAGGCGCGGGCCGGGGAGGCAGGACCCGACACGGTGGCCCTCGGCACCTTCCAACACCACGACCACTTCACCGGAGCTGCGCGCAGGCGATGGATGTCGATGTCCGACACCCTCGCGCACGTGGCGGTCTTCGCGGTCGGTTTCGGCACGAGCGACTCGGGCCCGGACCTCGTCCCGATCGAACCGCACGATCCACTCGTCGAGGAGTGGAACGTCATCCTCCTGGGAGAGTCGTTCGCGTGCGCACTCTCGGCGCTCGACCTGCACCGTCGAACTGCCGGCGGTGAGCGGGAGTTCGAGTACGTCGTCTCCTACGACCGGGAGGCCGTCGCCCGTGCGGCGCGCGCGACCCTGTCCCGTCCCCGACCGGTATCCCTGGAGATCCCGCCGTCGTCCTGA